A region from the Variovorax sp. V93 genome encodes:
- the cydD gene encoding thiol reductant ABC exporter subunit CydD, which yields MIKHPPPRPPLQFSARPDAASLVQGAAALTWIPQAALLAMAVQGLASGQGISAVQWPACGILLLGVLRAVCEAWGARRIFGHARAQLSALRAQTALALAAGSPLDRERAASGRAASVLAEQAEALVPYLVRYWPARWRAMVVPVVILAAVASLSWVAALVLLVAAPLIPLFMAIVGWRAKAASEAQMVEMGGMNAFLLDRLRGLATLRALDAVDAAALRLGQAAQSLRERTMAVLRIAFLSSAVLELFSALGVAMVAAYVGFHLLGTLGFGAWGGQLSLGEGLFILLLAPAFFEPLRELSAVWHDRAAGEAALQALDALRARALPLPGAHAPVASAATGAARAGCAPAIVIRGLHFAWPGDERQVFEGFDLRIAAGEHVALTGASGTGKTALLSLMAGLLPAARGEISIGGVPLSDRTVGALRQRIAWMGQKPHVFAGSVESNVALGRAGVDVSQVAAAMRFASLETVAQAHPGVALGEGGIGLSGGEAVRLALARVAVHRHADLLLVDEPTAHLDTETASQVADALLDLARGKTLVVATHDPVLAARMNRSICLDADALERAA from the coding sequence ATGATCAAGCATCCTCCGCCACGGCCGCCGCTGCAGTTTTCTGCACGGCCGGATGCCGCAAGCCTCGTGCAGGGCGCCGCGGCGCTCACGTGGATTCCGCAGGCGGCGTTGCTGGCCATGGCCGTGCAGGGGCTGGCCTCGGGGCAGGGGATTTCGGCGGTGCAGTGGCCGGCCTGCGGCATCCTGCTGCTCGGCGTGCTGCGGGCTGTGTGCGAGGCATGGGGCGCAAGGCGCATCTTCGGACATGCAAGGGCGCAGCTCTCGGCGCTGCGCGCCCAGACTGCCTTGGCGCTGGCGGCCGGTTCGCCGCTGGACCGCGAGCGTGCCGCATCCGGGCGCGCGGCCAGCGTTCTGGCCGAGCAGGCGGAAGCACTGGTGCCGTATCTGGTGCGTTACTGGCCGGCACGCTGGCGCGCGATGGTGGTTCCGGTCGTCATCCTGGCGGCAGTGGCCAGCCTTTCGTGGGTGGCGGCACTCGTGCTGCTGGTGGCCGCTCCGCTCATCCCGCTTTTCATGGCCATCGTCGGCTGGCGCGCCAAGGCGGCGAGCGAGGCGCAGATGGTCGAGATGGGCGGCATGAACGCCTTCCTGCTCGACCGGCTGCGCGGGCTGGCCACGCTGCGCGCGCTCGATGCGGTGGATGCCGCCGCACTGCGGCTCGGGCAGGCGGCGCAGTCGCTGCGGGAACGGACCATGGCGGTGCTGCGCATCGCCTTCCTCTCGTCGGCGGTGCTGGAGCTTTTCTCGGCGCTGGGCGTGGCCATGGTGGCGGCGTACGTCGGTTTCCATCTGCTGGGCACCTTGGGCTTCGGTGCCTGGGGAGGCCAGCTGAGCCTGGGGGAAGGGCTGTTCATCCTGCTGCTCGCGCCGGCGTTCTTCGAACCGCTGCGCGAACTCTCGGCGGTCTGGCACGACCGCGCGGCCGGCGAGGCGGCACTGCAGGCGCTCGATGCGCTGCGCGCCCGCGCATTGCCGCTGCCCGGAGCGCACGCCCCGGTCGCCAGTGCTGCGACAGGCGCGGCCCGCGCAGGCTGCGCACCCGCCATCGTGATCCGCGGCCTGCATTTCGCATGGCCGGGCGACGAGCGCCAGGTCTTCGAAGGCTTCGATCTGCGCATTGCGGCCGGCGAGCACGTGGCGCTCACGGGCGCGAGCGGCACGGGCAAGACGGCGCTGCTGTCGCTGATGGCGGGGCTGCTGCCGGCCGCGCGCGGCGAAATTTCCATCGGCGGCGTGCCGCTGTCCGATCGCACGGTGGGTGCGCTGCGCCAGCGCATCGCGTGGATGGGACAGAAGCCGCATGTGTTCGCGGGCTCGGTTGAATCCAACGTCGCGCTCGGGCGCGCCGGCGTGGATGTCTCGCAGGTTGCGGCCGCGATGCGCTTCGCCTCCCTCGAGACGGTGGCGCAGGCGCATCCGGGCGTGGCGCTGGGCGAGGGCGGCATCGGCCTGTCGGGCGGCGAGGCGGTGCGCCTGGCGCTGGCGCGCGTCGCGGTCCACCGGCATGCCGACCTGCTGCTGGTGGACGAGCCCACCGCCCACCTCGACACTGAAACCGCCAGCCAGGTGGCCGACGCGCTGCTGGACCTGGCGCGCGGAAAGACCCTGGTCGTTGCCACGCACGACCCGGTCCTGGCGGCGCGCATGAACCGCTCGATCTGTCTCGACGCCGATGCCTTGGAGCGCGCCGCATGA
- a CDS encoding acyltransferase family protein, which produces MPLLDIAKGVACAVIVGHHLSRYGTMPVGAFLLAPGLLGWLADDGRLAVQVFLVIAGFLAASSLAPDGLLRVERPMARILQRYGRLVMPYLAALTVSVLVAALVRPWMAGDDVPAAPSIGQLLAHGLLIQDLLGYEALSTGVWYVAIDFQLFVLALVLMGLPAMLRRAPAPAAASYERWIPVALVLCLATASLLLFNRNADLDGTGFYFFGAYGLGMLAFWIGRATRASTWRSAIVLLALTGAGALAVDWRSRIATALVSALLIAVAQRRGWLSLGRWPDAAMPLQRLGRMSYSLFLIHFPVLLATNAAAAQLGPHPAWIDVLGLAATFGLSVAAAQLLHRSVELRPASWRVVAVLFAALLVSGMLVSL; this is translated from the coding sequence ATGCCGCTGCTCGACATCGCCAAGGGCGTCGCTTGCGCGGTGATCGTCGGGCACCACCTGTCGCGCTACGGCACGATGCCGGTGGGCGCCTTCCTGCTGGCACCGGGCCTGCTGGGCTGGCTGGCCGATGACGGCCGGCTCGCGGTGCAGGTCTTCCTGGTGATTGCCGGCTTTCTTGCGGCTTCCAGCCTGGCACCCGACGGCTTGCTGCGCGTGGAGCGGCCGATGGCGCGCATCCTGCAGCGCTACGGCCGCCTGGTCATGCCCTACCTGGCGGCGCTCACGGTGTCGGTGCTGGTGGCCGCCCTGGTGCGCCCCTGGATGGCGGGCGACGACGTGCCGGCCGCGCCGAGCATCGGCCAGTTGCTTGCGCACGGCTTGCTGATACAGGACCTGCTGGGCTACGAGGCGCTGTCCACGGGCGTCTGGTACGTGGCCATCGACTTCCAGCTGTTCGTGCTGGCGCTGGTGCTCATGGGGCTTCCCGCGATGCTGCGGCGCGCACCGGCACCGGCTGCGGCTTCGTACGAGCGCTGGATTCCGGTGGCGCTGGTGTTGTGCCTGGCCACCGCTTCGCTGCTGCTCTTCAACCGCAACGCCGATCTCGACGGTACGGGGTTCTATTTCTTCGGCGCCTACGGGCTCGGCATGCTGGCCTTCTGGATCGGACGCGCGACGCGCGCGAGCACCTGGCGCAGTGCCATCGTGCTGCTCGCGCTGACCGGCGCGGGCGCGCTCGCGGTCGACTGGCGCAGCCGCATCGCCACCGCCCTGGTGAGCGCGCTGCTGATTGCCGTTGCGCAGCGGCGCGGCTGGCTCTCGCTCGGGCGCTGGCCGGATGCGGCCATGCCCTTGCAGCGGCTGGGCCGCATGTCGTATTCGCTGTTCCTGATCCATTTCCCGGTGCTGCTGGCCACCAATGCGGCGGCGGCACAGCTGGGGCCGCATCCCGCCTGGATCGATGTGCTGGGCCTGGCCGCCACCTTCGGGCTTTCGGTGGCCGCTGCGCAGTTGCTGCACCGCAGCGTCGAGCTGCGGCCCGCGTCGTGGCGCGTGGTCGCGGTGCTGTTCGCAGCCCTGCTGGTCAGCGGGATGCTCGTCTCGCTCTGA
- a CDS encoding NAD(P)H-dependent flavin oxidoreductase, with the protein MSKLPPVLANLPLPIIGSPLFIISNPKLVIAQCKAGVVGSMPALNARPAAQLEDWLAEITEELAAYNKANPDKPAAPFAINQIVHKSNDRLEHDMEMVVKYKVPIVITSLGARTDVNDAVHSYGGVTLHDIINNKFAQKAIEKGADGIIAVAAGAGGHAGVKSPFALVQEIRQWFDGPIALSGSIATGGAVLAAQAMGADFAYIGTAFIATEEARASDEYKQAIVEGTSDDIVYSSLFTGVHGNYLAPSIVKAGMDPANLPEGDVKTMNFGGGEGSKAKAWKDIWGSGQGIGAVTEVASAAAFIEKLKREYQEARQRLAL; encoded by the coding sequence ATGTCGAAGCTGCCCCCCGTGCTCGCCAACCTGCCGCTGCCCATCATCGGCTCGCCGCTGTTCATCATCAGCAACCCCAAGCTCGTGATCGCGCAATGCAAGGCCGGCGTGGTCGGCTCGATGCCGGCGCTCAACGCCCGCCCCGCGGCCCAGCTCGAAGACTGGCTGGCCGAGATCACCGAGGAACTCGCGGCCTACAACAAGGCCAATCCGGACAAGCCCGCCGCGCCCTTCGCCATCAACCAGATCGTGCACAAGAGCAACGACCGGCTCGAGCACGACATGGAGATGGTCGTGAAGTACAAGGTGCCGATCGTCATCACCTCGCTGGGCGCGCGCACCGACGTGAACGATGCGGTGCACAGCTACGGCGGCGTCACGCTGCACGACATCATCAACAACAAGTTCGCGCAGAAGGCGATCGAGAAGGGCGCCGACGGCATCATTGCCGTGGCGGCCGGCGCCGGCGGCCATGCGGGCGTGAAGAGCCCGTTCGCGCTGGTGCAGGAAATCCGCCAGTGGTTCGACGGCCCCATTGCGCTGTCGGGCTCCATCGCCACCGGCGGCGCGGTGCTCGCGGCGCAGGCCATGGGCGCCGACTTCGCCTACATCGGCACCGCCTTCATCGCGACCGAGGAAGCGCGCGCGAGCGACGAGTACAAGCAGGCCATCGTCGAAGGCACTTCCGACGACATCGTCTATTCCAGCCTCTTCACGGGCGTGCACGGCAACTACCTGGCGCCCAGCATCGTCAAGGCCGGCATGGACCCGGCCAACCTGCCCGAAGGCGACGTCAAGACCATGAACTTCGGCGGCGGCGAGGGCAGCAAGGCCAAGGCCTGGAAAGACATCTGGGGCTCGGGCCAGGGCATCGGCGCCGTGACCGAAGTGGCAAGCGCGGCCGCGTTCATCGAAAAGCTCAAGCGCGAATACCAGGAAGCAAGGCAGCGGCTCGCACTTTGA
- a CDS encoding acyl-CoA dehydrogenase, translated as MSYTAPLKDMLFDIEHLANIGEIARLPGFEDAGLETAQAVLEECARFNQDVVAPLNIEGDRNPSSFKDGQVTTTPGFKEAFAQYVSGGWQGLQHPADFGGQGLPKTIGAACGEMLNSANMSFALCPLLSDGAIEALLTAGSDELKAVYLEKLVSGQWTGTMNLTEPQAGSDLALVRSRAEPQPDGTYKVFGTKIFITYGEHDMAENIVHLVLARVTGAPEGVKGISLFVVPKFLVNKDGRLSERNDVHCVSIEHKMGIKASPTAVLQYGDHGGAVGYLVGQENRGLEYMFIMMNSARYAVGMQGIAIAERAYQHAVAYAKDRVQSRPVDGSMNASAPIIHHPDVKRMLMTMRAYTEGCRAMASVAAAAYDAAHHHPDAEARKQNQAFYEFMVPLVKGYSTEMSLEVTSLGVQVHGGMGFIEETGAAQYYRDAKILTIYEGTTAIQANDLVGRKTARDGGQTARAIAAQIEKTEAELAKSDSSAAAAAVLKRLKAAREAFVEVVDFVAGQTKASPNAVFAGSVPYLMLAGNLVAGWQLARSLIIAEDLASHNVDVDFMQAKIATARFYAEHILAKAPGLRDSIVDGAESVTALALDAF; from the coding sequence CGAGGGCGACCGCAACCCCTCGTCCTTCAAGGACGGCCAGGTCACGACCACGCCGGGCTTCAAGGAAGCCTTCGCGCAGTACGTGTCGGGTGGCTGGCAAGGCCTTCAGCATCCGGCGGATTTCGGCGGCCAGGGCCTGCCCAAGACCATCGGCGCGGCCTGCGGCGAGATGCTCAATTCGGCCAACATGAGCTTCGCGCTGTGCCCGCTTTTGAGCGACGGCGCCATCGAGGCGCTGCTCACGGCCGGCTCCGACGAACTCAAGGCGGTGTACCTGGAGAAGCTCGTGAGCGGCCAGTGGACCGGCACCATGAACCTCACCGAGCCGCAGGCCGGCAGCGACCTGGCGCTGGTGCGCAGCCGCGCCGAACCGCAGCCCGACGGCACCTACAAGGTCTTCGGCACCAAGATCTTCATCACCTACGGTGAGCACGACATGGCCGAGAACATCGTGCACCTGGTGCTCGCACGCGTCACCGGCGCGCCCGAAGGCGTGAAGGGCATCAGCCTGTTCGTGGTGCCGAAGTTCCTCGTGAACAAGGACGGTCGCTTAAGCGAACGCAACGACGTGCACTGCGTGAGCATCGAGCACAAGATGGGCATCAAGGCCTCGCCGACCGCCGTGCTGCAGTATGGCGACCACGGCGGTGCCGTCGGGTATCTCGTCGGCCAGGAAAATCGTGGCCTCGAGTACATGTTCATCATGATGAACTCGGCCCGCTACGCCGTGGGCATGCAGGGCATCGCGATTGCCGAACGCGCCTACCAGCACGCCGTGGCCTACGCGAAAGACCGCGTGCAGAGCCGCCCCGTCGACGGGTCGATGAACGCGAGCGCGCCCATCATCCACCACCCCGACGTCAAGCGCATGCTGATGACCATGCGCGCCTACACCGAAGGCTGCCGCGCCATGGCCTCGGTGGCCGCCGCCGCCTACGACGCTGCGCACCACCATCCCGATGCCGAGGCGCGCAAGCAGAACCAGGCCTTCTACGAATTCATGGTGCCGCTGGTCAAGGGCTACAGCACCGAGATGAGCCTCGAAGTGACCTCGCTCGGCGTGCAGGTGCATGGCGGCATGGGCTTCATCGAGGAGACCGGTGCGGCGCAGTACTACCGCGACGCCAAGATCCTCACGATCTACGAAGGCACCACCGCGATCCAGGCCAACGACCTCGTGGGCCGCAAGACGGCGCGCGACGGCGGCCAGACCGCCAGGGCCATTGCGGCGCAGATCGAGAAGACCGAAGCCGAGCTTGCCAAGAGCGACAGCAGCGCGGCCGCGGCGGCGGTGCTCAAGCGCCTGAAGGCCGCGCGCGAGGCTTTTGTGGAAGTGGTGGATTTCGTGGCGGGCCAGACCAAGGCCTCGCCCAACGCGGTGTTCGCAGGCAGCGTGCCCTACCTGATGCTCGCGGGCAACCTCGTGGCCGGCTGGCAGCTGGCGCGCTCGCTGATCATTGCAGAGGACCTTGCGTCGCACAACGTCGACGTGGATTTCATGCAGGCCAAGATCGCGACCGCGCGTTTCTATGCCGAGCACATCCTCGCCAAGGCGCCCGGGCTGCGCGACAGCATCGTCGATGGCGCGGAAAGCGTGACGGCGCTGGCGCTCGACGCCTTCTGA